From a region of the Helianthus annuus cultivar XRQ/B chromosome 5, HanXRQr2.0-SUNRISE, whole genome shotgun sequence genome:
- the LOC110941588 gene encoding 5'-nucleotidase domain-containing protein 4 isoform X8 — MDAVGYGFPSDIKGPNGCGKTEVSCVWASPEGGQKIDIGKHIFCNRAVNMKNIVAVGFDMDYTLAQYKPETFESLAYNGTVKKLVANLGYPNELLDWSFDWTYMVRGLVLDKKRGNILKMDRHKYVKVAYHGFRLLSKDEKVATYGNTLVRDAFDEPDYALIDTLFSLAEAYLFAQLVDFKDNNPEKISEEKDYFCMYRDVRAAVDLCHRDGTLKQMVANDPKKYINEDNSIVPMLQMLRTSGFAVFLVTNSLYLLCSLWDYTNVVMNFLCGPPKPDGSSSLTLDWLKHFDVVISGSAKPKFFHDENRTNLFAVDTDSGMLINTDNGSPMAQVCLVGGPSLELPDQMPDKSYKVFQGGNVGHLHKLLNVESSSQVLYVGDHIYGDILRSKKVLGWRTMLVVPELEKEVKLLWHLRDTRKQLMILRSERDHIEDQIHHLKWSLQCDCLDAHEAKKAQSKLGSLEVQRERVRVTHQEAQKVFHEKVASFRTQFHKVWGQLMKTGYQNSRFAHQVERFACLYTSQVGNLGLYSPAKYYRPSEDFMPHEFDIFSL; from the exons ATGGACGCCGTAGGTTATGGATTTCCATCAGATATAAAGGGACCCAATGGCTGTGGAAAAACTGAGGTTTCGTGTGTATGGGCATCTCCTGAAGGAGGGCAAAAGATCGATATCGGCAAACATATTTTCTGTAACAGGGCTGTGAATATGAAAAACATAGTTGCTGTTGGCTTTGACATGGATTATACACTTGCACAATACAAGCCGGAAACTTTTGAGTCACTTGCGTACAACGGCACTGTCAAAAAGTTAGTGGCTAACTTGGGATACCCTAATGAG TTACTTGATTGGTCTTTTGATTGGACGTACATGGTCAGAGGACTTGTTCTTGACAAAAAGCGGGGAAATATATTGAAG ATGGACAGACATAAATATGTGAAAGTGGCGTATCACGGATTTAGGTTATTATCAAAGGATGAAAAGGTGGCCACGTATGGAAATACCCTCGTTCGAGATGCGTTTGACGAACCCGATTATGCACTCATTGATACCCTTTTTTCACTAGCTGAAGCTTATTTGTTTGCTCAGTTGGTAGACTTCAAGGATAATAATCCAGAAAAAATCTCAGAAGAAAAAGA TTACTTCTGTATGTACAGAGATGTTCGAGCTGCAGTGGATCTGTGTCATCGTGATGGAACTTTGAAGCAGATGGTTGCAAATGATCCAAAAAA GTACATTAATGAAGACAACTCAATAGTCCCGATGCTTCAGATGCTTAGAACTTCTGGGTTTGCTGTATTCCTGGTGACGAACAG CTTATATTTATTATGCAGCCTTTGGGATTACACAAATGTTGTTATGAATTTTCTATGTGGACCCCCAAAGCCAGATGGCAGCTCCTCGTTGACCCTTGACTGGCTCAAACACTTTGACGTTGTCATATCTGGCAG TGCAAAGCCAAAATTCTTCCATGATGAAAACCGTACAAATCTTTTTGCTGTGGACACTGATTCGGGAATGCTTATTAATACTGATAATGGTAGTCCTATGGCTCAGGTTTGTCTg GTGGGGGGTCCTTCTTTAGAACTGCCAGATCAGATGCCAGATAAATCTTACAAAGTGTTTCAG GGAGGCAATGTTGGCCATCTGCATAAACTACTAAATGTGGAATCAAGTTCACAG GTTCTATATGTTGGAGACCATATATACGGTGATATTTTGCGCAGCAAAAAAGTTCTCG GTTGGAGGACGATGCTCGTTGTTCCAGAGCTTGAAAAGGAAGTTAAACTTCTCTGGCACTTACGGGACACTCGTAAG CAACTTATGATTCTTCGGAGTGAGCGAGATCACATTGAAGATCAAATTCATCACTTAAAATGGTCCCTTCA GTGTGACTGTTTGGATGCTCATGAAGCAAAAAAGGCTCAGTCAAAGCTTGGTTCGCTTGAG GTACAACGTGAACGTGTTAGGGTAACACATCAAGAAGCTCAAAAAGTTTTCCACGAGAAGGTAGCCAGTTTTAGAACACAG TTTCACAAGGTGTGGGGGCAACTTATGAAAACCGGGTATCAGAACTCACGTTTCGCTCATCAG GTGGAGCGATTTGCGTGCCTGTACACAAGTCAAGTTGGTAATCTGGGCCTATATTCTCCTGCAAAATACTACAGGCCGAGTGAGGATTTCATGCCACACGAGTTTGATATCTTTTCACTATGA
- the LOC110941588 gene encoding 5'-nucleotidase domain-containing protein 4 isoform X6: MRFPKSLTVSFCFSVLHPSHTRFPQFAPDLGFCSFRKLFRSQGPFQLGTRSKMDAVGYGFPSDIKGPNGCGKTEVSCVWASPEGGQKIDIGKHIFCNRAVNMKNIVAVGFDMDYTLAQYKPETFESLAYNGTVKKLVANLGYPNELLDWSFDWTYMVRGLVLDKKRGNILKMDRHKYVKVAYHGFRLLSKDEKVATYGNTLVRDAFDEPDYALIDTLFSLAEAYLFAQLVDFKDNNPEKISEEKDYFCMYRDVRAAVDLCHRDGTLKQMVANDPKKYINEDNSIVPMLQMLRTSGFAVFLVTNSLYLLCSLWDYTNVVMNFLCGPPKPDGSSSLTLDWLKHFDVVISGSAKPKFFHDENRTNLFAVDTDSGMLINTDNGSPMAQVGGPSLELPDQMPDKSYKVFQGGNVGHLHKLLNVESSSQVLYVGDHIYGDILRSKKVLGWRTMLVVPELEKEVKLLWHLRDTRKQLMILRSERDHIEDQIHHLKWSLQCDCLDAHEAKKAQSKLGSLEVQRERVRVTHQEAQKVFHEKFHKVWGQLMKTGYQNSRFAHQVERFACLYTSQVGNLGLYSPAKYYRPSEDFMPHEFDIFSL; encoded by the exons ATGCGTTTTCCTAAATCACTAACCGTTTCGTTTTGTTTCTCGGTTCTACACCCTTCGCATACTCGTTTCCCCCAATTTGCACCGGATTTAGGGTTTTGTTCGTTCAGAAAGTTGTTCAGGTCTCAAG GCCCGTTTCAGTTAGGAACAAGAAGTAAAATGGACGCCGTAGGTTATGGATTTCCATCAGATATAAAGGGACCCAATGGCTGTGGAAAAACTGAGGTTTCGTGTGTATGGGCATCTCCTGAAGGAGGGCAAAAGATCGATATCGGCAAACATATTTTCTGTAACAGGGCTGTGAATATGAAAAACATAGTTGCTGTTGGCTTTGACATGGATTATACACTTGCACAATACAAGCCGGAAACTTTTGAGTCACTTGCGTACAACGGCACTGTCAAAAAGTTAGTGGCTAACTTGGGATACCCTAATGAG TTACTTGATTGGTCTTTTGATTGGACGTACATGGTCAGAGGACTTGTTCTTGACAAAAAGCGGGGAAATATATTGAAG ATGGACAGACATAAATATGTGAAAGTGGCGTATCACGGATTTAGGTTATTATCAAAGGATGAAAAGGTGGCCACGTATGGAAATACCCTCGTTCGAGATGCGTTTGACGAACCCGATTATGCACTCATTGATACCCTTTTTTCACTAGCTGAAGCTTATTTGTTTGCTCAGTTGGTAGACTTCAAGGATAATAATCCAGAAAAAATCTCAGAAGAAAAAGA TTACTTCTGTATGTACAGAGATGTTCGAGCTGCAGTGGATCTGTGTCATCGTGATGGAACTTTGAAGCAGATGGTTGCAAATGATCCAAAAAA GTACATTAATGAAGACAACTCAATAGTCCCGATGCTTCAGATGCTTAGAACTTCTGGGTTTGCTGTATTCCTGGTGACGAACAG CTTATATTTATTATGCAGCCTTTGGGATTACACAAATGTTGTTATGAATTTTCTATGTGGACCCCCAAAGCCAGATGGCAGCTCCTCGTTGACCCTTGACTGGCTCAAACACTTTGACGTTGTCATATCTGGCAG TGCAAAGCCAAAATTCTTCCATGATGAAAACCGTACAAATCTTTTTGCTGTGGACACTGATTCGGGAATGCTTATTAATACTGATAATGGTAGTCCTATGGCTCAG GTGGGGGGTCCTTCTTTAGAACTGCCAGATCAGATGCCAGATAAATCTTACAAAGTGTTTCAG GGAGGCAATGTTGGCCATCTGCATAAACTACTAAATGTGGAATCAAGTTCACAG GTTCTATATGTTGGAGACCATATATACGGTGATATTTTGCGCAGCAAAAAAGTTCTCG GTTGGAGGACGATGCTCGTTGTTCCAGAGCTTGAAAAGGAAGTTAAACTTCTCTGGCACTTACGGGACACTCGTAAG CAACTTATGATTCTTCGGAGTGAGCGAGATCACATTGAAGATCAAATTCATCACTTAAAATGGTCCCTTCA GTGTGACTGTTTGGATGCTCATGAAGCAAAAAAGGCTCAGTCAAAGCTTGGTTCGCTTGAG GTACAACGTGAACGTGTTAGGGTAACACATCAAGAAGCTCAAAAAGTTTTCCACGAGAAG TTTCACAAGGTGTGGGGGCAACTTATGAAAACCGGGTATCAGAACTCACGTTTCGCTCATCAG GTGGAGCGATTTGCGTGCCTGTACACAAGTCAAGTTGGTAATCTGGGCCTATATTCTCCTGCAAAATACTACAGGCCGAGTGAGGATTTCATGCCACACGAGTTTGATATCTTTTCACTATGA
- the LOC110941588 gene encoding 5'-nucleotidase domain-containing protein 4 isoform X4: MRFPKSLTVSFCFSVLHPSHTRFPQFAPDLGFCSFRKLFRSQGPFQLGTRSKMDAVGYGFPSDIKGPNGCGKTEVSCVWASPEGGQKIDIGKHIFCNRAVNMKNIVAVGFDMDYTLAQYKPETFESLAYNGTVKKLVANLGYPNELLDWSFDWTYMVRGLVLDKKRGNILKMDRHKYVKVAYHGFRLLSKDEKVATYGNTLVRDAFDEPDYALIDTLFSLAEAYLFAQLVDFKDNNPEKISEEKDYFCMYRDVRAAVDLCHRDGTLKQMVANDPKKYINEDNSIVPMLQMLRTSGFAVFLVTNSLYLLCSLWDYTNVVMNFLCGPPKPDGSSSLTLDWLKHFDVVISGSAKPKFFHDENRTNLFAVDTDSGMLINTDNGSPMAQVCLVGGPSLELPDQMPDKSYKVFQGGNVGHLHKLLNVESSSQVLYVGDHIYGDILRSKKVLGWRTMLVVPELEKEVKLLWHLRDTRKQLMILRSERDHIEDQIHHLKWSLQCDCLDAHEAKKAQSKLGSLEVQRERVRVTHQEAQKVFHEKFHKVWGQLMKTGYQNSRFAHQVERFACLYTSQVGNLGLYSPAKYYRPSEDFMPHEFDIFSL, encoded by the exons ATGCGTTTTCCTAAATCACTAACCGTTTCGTTTTGTTTCTCGGTTCTACACCCTTCGCATACTCGTTTCCCCCAATTTGCACCGGATTTAGGGTTTTGTTCGTTCAGAAAGTTGTTCAGGTCTCAAG GCCCGTTTCAGTTAGGAACAAGAAGTAAAATGGACGCCGTAGGTTATGGATTTCCATCAGATATAAAGGGACCCAATGGCTGTGGAAAAACTGAGGTTTCGTGTGTATGGGCATCTCCTGAAGGAGGGCAAAAGATCGATATCGGCAAACATATTTTCTGTAACAGGGCTGTGAATATGAAAAACATAGTTGCTGTTGGCTTTGACATGGATTATACACTTGCACAATACAAGCCGGAAACTTTTGAGTCACTTGCGTACAACGGCACTGTCAAAAAGTTAGTGGCTAACTTGGGATACCCTAATGAG TTACTTGATTGGTCTTTTGATTGGACGTACATGGTCAGAGGACTTGTTCTTGACAAAAAGCGGGGAAATATATTGAAG ATGGACAGACATAAATATGTGAAAGTGGCGTATCACGGATTTAGGTTATTATCAAAGGATGAAAAGGTGGCCACGTATGGAAATACCCTCGTTCGAGATGCGTTTGACGAACCCGATTATGCACTCATTGATACCCTTTTTTCACTAGCTGAAGCTTATTTGTTTGCTCAGTTGGTAGACTTCAAGGATAATAATCCAGAAAAAATCTCAGAAGAAAAAGA TTACTTCTGTATGTACAGAGATGTTCGAGCTGCAGTGGATCTGTGTCATCGTGATGGAACTTTGAAGCAGATGGTTGCAAATGATCCAAAAAA GTACATTAATGAAGACAACTCAATAGTCCCGATGCTTCAGATGCTTAGAACTTCTGGGTTTGCTGTATTCCTGGTGACGAACAG CTTATATTTATTATGCAGCCTTTGGGATTACACAAATGTTGTTATGAATTTTCTATGTGGACCCCCAAAGCCAGATGGCAGCTCCTCGTTGACCCTTGACTGGCTCAAACACTTTGACGTTGTCATATCTGGCAG TGCAAAGCCAAAATTCTTCCATGATGAAAACCGTACAAATCTTTTTGCTGTGGACACTGATTCGGGAATGCTTATTAATACTGATAATGGTAGTCCTATGGCTCAGGTTTGTCTg GTGGGGGGTCCTTCTTTAGAACTGCCAGATCAGATGCCAGATAAATCTTACAAAGTGTTTCAG GGAGGCAATGTTGGCCATCTGCATAAACTACTAAATGTGGAATCAAGTTCACAG GTTCTATATGTTGGAGACCATATATACGGTGATATTTTGCGCAGCAAAAAAGTTCTCG GTTGGAGGACGATGCTCGTTGTTCCAGAGCTTGAAAAGGAAGTTAAACTTCTCTGGCACTTACGGGACACTCGTAAG CAACTTATGATTCTTCGGAGTGAGCGAGATCACATTGAAGATCAAATTCATCACTTAAAATGGTCCCTTCA GTGTGACTGTTTGGATGCTCATGAAGCAAAAAAGGCTCAGTCAAAGCTTGGTTCGCTTGAG GTACAACGTGAACGTGTTAGGGTAACACATCAAGAAGCTCAAAAAGTTTTCCACGAGAAG TTTCACAAGGTGTGGGGGCAACTTATGAAAACCGGGTATCAGAACTCACGTTTCGCTCATCAG GTGGAGCGATTTGCGTGCCTGTACACAAGTCAAGTTGGTAATCTGGGCCTATATTCTCCTGCAAAATACTACAGGCCGAGTGAGGATTTCATGCCACACGAGTTTGATATCTTTTCACTATGA
- the LOC110941588 gene encoding 5'-nucleotidase domain-containing protein 4 isoform X3 translates to MRFPKSLTVSFCFSVLHPSHTRFPQFAPDLGFCSFRKLFRSQGPFQLGTRSKMDAVGYGFPSDIKGPNGCGKTEVSCVWASPEGGQKIDIGKHIFCNRAVNMKNIVAVGFDMDYTLAQYKPETFESLAYNGTVKKLVANLGYPNELLDWSFDWTYMVRGLVLDKKRGNILKMDRHKYVKVAYHGFRLLSKDEKVATYGNTLVRDAFDEPDYALIDTLFSLAEAYLFAQLVDFKDNNPEKISEEKDYFCMYRDVRAAVDLCHRDGTLKQMVANDPKKYINEDNSIVPMLQMLRTSGFAVFLVTNSLWDYTNVVMNFLCGPPKPDGSSSLTLDWLKHFDVVISGSAKPKFFHDENRTNLFAVDTDSGMLINTDNGSPMAQVCLVGGPSLELPDQMPDKSYKVFQGGNVGHLHKLLNVESSSQVLYVGDHIYGDILRSKKVLGWRTMLVVPELEKEVKLLWHLRDTRKQLMILRSERDHIEDQIHHLKWSLQCDCLDAHEAKKAQSKLGSLEVQRERVRVTHQEAQKVFHEKVASFRTQFHKVWGQLMKTGYQNSRFAHQVERFACLYTSQVGNLGLYSPAKYYRPSEDFMPHEFDIFSL, encoded by the exons ATGCGTTTTCCTAAATCACTAACCGTTTCGTTTTGTTTCTCGGTTCTACACCCTTCGCATACTCGTTTCCCCCAATTTGCACCGGATTTAGGGTTTTGTTCGTTCAGAAAGTTGTTCAGGTCTCAAG GCCCGTTTCAGTTAGGAACAAGAAGTAAAATGGACGCCGTAGGTTATGGATTTCCATCAGATATAAAGGGACCCAATGGCTGTGGAAAAACTGAGGTTTCGTGTGTATGGGCATCTCCTGAAGGAGGGCAAAAGATCGATATCGGCAAACATATTTTCTGTAACAGGGCTGTGAATATGAAAAACATAGTTGCTGTTGGCTTTGACATGGATTATACACTTGCACAATACAAGCCGGAAACTTTTGAGTCACTTGCGTACAACGGCACTGTCAAAAAGTTAGTGGCTAACTTGGGATACCCTAATGAG TTACTTGATTGGTCTTTTGATTGGACGTACATGGTCAGAGGACTTGTTCTTGACAAAAAGCGGGGAAATATATTGAAG ATGGACAGACATAAATATGTGAAAGTGGCGTATCACGGATTTAGGTTATTATCAAAGGATGAAAAGGTGGCCACGTATGGAAATACCCTCGTTCGAGATGCGTTTGACGAACCCGATTATGCACTCATTGATACCCTTTTTTCACTAGCTGAAGCTTATTTGTTTGCTCAGTTGGTAGACTTCAAGGATAATAATCCAGAAAAAATCTCAGAAGAAAAAGA TTACTTCTGTATGTACAGAGATGTTCGAGCTGCAGTGGATCTGTGTCATCGTGATGGAACTTTGAAGCAGATGGTTGCAAATGATCCAAAAAA GTACATTAATGAAGACAACTCAATAGTCCCGATGCTTCAGATGCTTAGAACTTCTGGGTTTGCTGTATTCCTGGTGACGAACAG CCTTTGGGATTACACAAATGTTGTTATGAATTTTCTATGTGGACCCCCAAAGCCAGATGGCAGCTCCTCGTTGACCCTTGACTGGCTCAAACACTTTGACGTTGTCATATCTGGCAG TGCAAAGCCAAAATTCTTCCATGATGAAAACCGTACAAATCTTTTTGCTGTGGACACTGATTCGGGAATGCTTATTAATACTGATAATGGTAGTCCTATGGCTCAGGTTTGTCTg GTGGGGGGTCCTTCTTTAGAACTGCCAGATCAGATGCCAGATAAATCTTACAAAGTGTTTCAG GGAGGCAATGTTGGCCATCTGCATAAACTACTAAATGTGGAATCAAGTTCACAG GTTCTATATGTTGGAGACCATATATACGGTGATATTTTGCGCAGCAAAAAAGTTCTCG GTTGGAGGACGATGCTCGTTGTTCCAGAGCTTGAAAAGGAAGTTAAACTTCTCTGGCACTTACGGGACACTCGTAAG CAACTTATGATTCTTCGGAGTGAGCGAGATCACATTGAAGATCAAATTCATCACTTAAAATGGTCCCTTCA GTGTGACTGTTTGGATGCTCATGAAGCAAAAAAGGCTCAGTCAAAGCTTGGTTCGCTTGAG GTACAACGTGAACGTGTTAGGGTAACACATCAAGAAGCTCAAAAAGTTTTCCACGAGAAGGTAGCCAGTTTTAGAACACAG TTTCACAAGGTGTGGGGGCAACTTATGAAAACCGGGTATCAGAACTCACGTTTCGCTCATCAG GTGGAGCGATTTGCGTGCCTGTACACAAGTCAAGTTGGTAATCTGGGCCTATATTCTCCTGCAAAATACTACAGGCCGAGTGAGGATTTCATGCCACACGAGTTTGATATCTTTTCACTATGA
- the LOC110941588 gene encoding 5'-nucleotidase domain-containing protein 4 isoform X1 codes for MRFPKSLTVSFCFSVLHPSHTRFPQFAPDLGFCSFRKLFRSQGPFQLGTRSKMDAVGYGFPSDIKGPNGCGKTEVSCVWASPEGGQKIDIGKHIFCNRAVNMKNIVAVGFDMDYTLAQYKPETFESLAYNGTVKKLVANLGYPNELLDWSFDWTYMVRGLVLDKKRGNILKMDRHKYVKVAYHGFRLLSKDEKVATYGNTLVRDAFDEPDYALIDTLFSLAEAYLFAQLVDFKDNNPEKISEEKDYFCMYRDVRAAVDLCHRDGTLKQMVANDPKKYINEDNSIVPMLQMLRTSGFAVFLVTNSLYLLCSLWDYTNVVMNFLCGPPKPDGSSSLTLDWLKHFDVVISGSAKPKFFHDENRTNLFAVDTDSGMLINTDNGSPMAQVCLVGGPSLELPDQMPDKSYKVFQGGNVGHLHKLLNVESSSQVLYVGDHIYGDILRSKKVLGWRTMLVVPELEKEVKLLWHLRDTRKQLMILRSERDHIEDQIHHLKWSLQCDCLDAHEAKKAQSKLGSLEVQRERVRVTHQEAQKVFHEKVASFRTQFHKVWGQLMKTGYQNSRFAHQVERFACLYTSQVGNLGLYSPAKYYRPSEDFMPHEFDIFSL; via the exons ATGCGTTTTCCTAAATCACTAACCGTTTCGTTTTGTTTCTCGGTTCTACACCCTTCGCATACTCGTTTCCCCCAATTTGCACCGGATTTAGGGTTTTGTTCGTTCAGAAAGTTGTTCAGGTCTCAAG GCCCGTTTCAGTTAGGAACAAGAAGTAAAATGGACGCCGTAGGTTATGGATTTCCATCAGATATAAAGGGACCCAATGGCTGTGGAAAAACTGAGGTTTCGTGTGTATGGGCATCTCCTGAAGGAGGGCAAAAGATCGATATCGGCAAACATATTTTCTGTAACAGGGCTGTGAATATGAAAAACATAGTTGCTGTTGGCTTTGACATGGATTATACACTTGCACAATACAAGCCGGAAACTTTTGAGTCACTTGCGTACAACGGCACTGTCAAAAAGTTAGTGGCTAACTTGGGATACCCTAATGAG TTACTTGATTGGTCTTTTGATTGGACGTACATGGTCAGAGGACTTGTTCTTGACAAAAAGCGGGGAAATATATTGAAG ATGGACAGACATAAATATGTGAAAGTGGCGTATCACGGATTTAGGTTATTATCAAAGGATGAAAAGGTGGCCACGTATGGAAATACCCTCGTTCGAGATGCGTTTGACGAACCCGATTATGCACTCATTGATACCCTTTTTTCACTAGCTGAAGCTTATTTGTTTGCTCAGTTGGTAGACTTCAAGGATAATAATCCAGAAAAAATCTCAGAAGAAAAAGA TTACTTCTGTATGTACAGAGATGTTCGAGCTGCAGTGGATCTGTGTCATCGTGATGGAACTTTGAAGCAGATGGTTGCAAATGATCCAAAAAA GTACATTAATGAAGACAACTCAATAGTCCCGATGCTTCAGATGCTTAGAACTTCTGGGTTTGCTGTATTCCTGGTGACGAACAG CTTATATTTATTATGCAGCCTTTGGGATTACACAAATGTTGTTATGAATTTTCTATGTGGACCCCCAAAGCCAGATGGCAGCTCCTCGTTGACCCTTGACTGGCTCAAACACTTTGACGTTGTCATATCTGGCAG TGCAAAGCCAAAATTCTTCCATGATGAAAACCGTACAAATCTTTTTGCTGTGGACACTGATTCGGGAATGCTTATTAATACTGATAATGGTAGTCCTATGGCTCAGGTTTGTCTg GTGGGGGGTCCTTCTTTAGAACTGCCAGATCAGATGCCAGATAAATCTTACAAAGTGTTTCAG GGAGGCAATGTTGGCCATCTGCATAAACTACTAAATGTGGAATCAAGTTCACAG GTTCTATATGTTGGAGACCATATATACGGTGATATTTTGCGCAGCAAAAAAGTTCTCG GTTGGAGGACGATGCTCGTTGTTCCAGAGCTTGAAAAGGAAGTTAAACTTCTCTGGCACTTACGGGACACTCGTAAG CAACTTATGATTCTTCGGAGTGAGCGAGATCACATTGAAGATCAAATTCATCACTTAAAATGGTCCCTTCA GTGTGACTGTTTGGATGCTCATGAAGCAAAAAAGGCTCAGTCAAAGCTTGGTTCGCTTGAG GTACAACGTGAACGTGTTAGGGTAACACATCAAGAAGCTCAAAAAGTTTTCCACGAGAAGGTAGCCAGTTTTAGAACACAG TTTCACAAGGTGTGGGGGCAACTTATGAAAACCGGGTATCAGAACTCACGTTTCGCTCATCAG GTGGAGCGATTTGCGTGCCTGTACACAAGTCAAGTTGGTAATCTGGGCCTATATTCTCCTGCAAAATACTACAGGCCGAGTGAGGATTTCATGCCACACGAGTTTGATATCTTTTCACTATGA